One window of the Runella slithyformis DSM 19594 genome contains the following:
- a CDS encoding DinB family protein: protein MHIKKTLNMNQVKKLISEVLAARNRYLDTVRQLSETQAQWKPSPEVWNVVDITEHLYRAEHGGIHGMWKVMQASRDGKKTWEGEKFHKGLTIEEIVERTWKPKEIVPAVAAPRLGGPIGFWAASLESLQVELNAFGHELNDEELESLIHPHPISGPLDIRQRFEFLRFHIDRHLNQVEELKSLMPH, encoded by the coding sequence ATGCACATCAAAAAAACGCTGAACATGAATCAGGTAAAAAAACTAATCAGTGAAGTACTGGCCGCCCGAAATCGTTACCTCGACACTGTTAGGCAACTTTCTGAAACTCAGGCACAGTGGAAACCCTCGCCCGAGGTGTGGAATGTGGTAGATATCACCGAACATTTGTACCGGGCCGAGCACGGTGGTATACATGGTATGTGGAAGGTAATGCAGGCCTCCCGCGACGGTAAAAAAACGTGGGAAGGAGAAAAGTTTCACAAAGGATTGACCATTGAAGAAATTGTTGAAAGAACCTGGAAACCCAAAGAGATCGTGCCGGCAGTAGCGGCCCCGCGTCTGGGCGGACCCATCGGTTTTTGGGCGGCTTCGCTGGAAAGTCTTCAGGTGGAGTTGAATGCCTTTGGCCATGAACTGAATGACGAAGAGTTGGAGTCACTCATTCATCCACACCCGATTTCGGGTCCGCTTGATATTAGGCAGCGGTTTGAGTTTCTGCGTTTTCACATTGATCGACATCTTAATCAGGTTGAAGAACTGAAAAGCCTGATGCCCCATTAA
- a CDS encoding PIG-L family deacetylase, whose protein sequence is MRRVTFYSFSLSALFLYTFITHAQVKPLPSSEILLQLKKLNVLGSAMHIAAHPDDENTLLLTYLSKERLVKTQYLALTRGDGGQNLIGPEQGEYIGIIRTQELLAARRIDGADQLFSRAYDFGFSKTREETLKFWGENNILSDVVYHIRKNQPDVLITRFPPDARAGHGHHNSSAFLAELAFKMAGDPTKFPEQLKEVQPWQPKRIVWNSFSPGFTNQKPTDKGSFITVDIGGYNPYLGKSYAEIAAESRSSHKSQGFGSGANRNARIDFLLHKDGVPADKDLFDGIDMTWGRVKGSEQVSQLVDQAIRNYNVNYPASSVPVLVKLYQELGKLDAQNKYVQQKKSEVEGLLQNCLGLWFETNPVDYAVARGDRAAVRVSVVKRADYPLKLTRLQFWGTEKDSTLTLDLKNNELSTFSFTPVIPKSTQISQPYWLEKPIKNGAFQIDDQSKLSTPENIPTLQTSFTFLIDGQSFTFTKPWVYKSTDPVDGEVYRPYEIRPEVTANVSEKVYVFADNQPKMVDIVVKAHRANVKGTLTFDVPAGWRVEPAQLPFELLEKYQEQTLSVKVFPSAQQSDVKLKVITKTENGESAYSLRSVEYKHIPTQTVFPTATTALVKLDIKNKAKNIGYIAGAGDEVPAALRQMGCNVTLLDEAALSKNLAVYDAIVVGVRAYNTEDRIRYFQDKLMEYVKNGGTMVVQYVTAGGFGNTLKVKEMGPYPFKVGRDRVTEEDAEMRILQPNHPILNTPNKITSKDFEGWIQERGIYFAVEWDKNYTPIFSANDTDEAAKEGSLIYAPYGKGHFVYTGLVFFRELPGGVPGAYRLFANLISLGKK, encoded by the coding sequence ATGAGAAGAGTTACCTTTTATTCCTTTTCCCTTTCCGCTTTATTCCTTTACACATTTATCACCCACGCCCAGGTAAAACCCCTCCCCTCCAGCGAAATTCTCTTACAGCTTAAAAAATTGAACGTACTGGGCAGCGCCATGCACATTGCCGCGCACCCCGACGATGAGAATACCCTCCTGCTTACGTATTTATCGAAGGAGCGTCTTGTAAAGACGCAATACCTTGCCCTCACACGCGGCGACGGCGGACAAAACCTTATCGGTCCGGAGCAGGGCGAATATATCGGAATTATCAGAACACAGGAATTGCTGGCCGCCAGACGCATTGACGGGGCCGATCAACTTTTTTCGAGGGCCTATGATTTTGGTTTTTCCAAAACCCGTGAAGAAACTCTTAAGTTTTGGGGCGAAAACAACATCCTCTCAGACGTAGTGTACCACATTCGCAAAAATCAGCCGGATGTACTGATCACGCGTTTTCCACCCGATGCCCGCGCAGGACATGGCCACCACAACTCATCGGCTTTTTTGGCAGAACTGGCCTTCAAAATGGCCGGTGACCCCACCAAATTTCCGGAGCAACTTAAAGAAGTACAACCTTGGCAGCCCAAACGTATTGTTTGGAACTCGTTTTCACCGGGTTTCACCAATCAAAAGCCAACCGACAAAGGCAGCTTCATCACCGTTGACATTGGGGGGTATAATCCTTACCTCGGAAAATCATACGCCGAAATTGCCGCCGAAAGCCGCAGTTCGCACAAAAGCCAGGGTTTTGGCTCGGGAGCCAACCGAAACGCCCGCATTGACTTTCTGCTGCATAAAGACGGTGTACCCGCCGACAAAGACCTGTTTGACGGCATCGATATGACGTGGGGCCGGGTCAAAGGAAGTGAGCAGGTATCTCAGTTGGTCGATCAGGCCATTCGTAATTACAACGTCAATTATCCGGCTTCTTCGGTCCCCGTTTTGGTAAAGCTTTATCAGGAATTGGGAAAATTAGACGCCCAAAATAAATACGTTCAACAAAAGAAATCCGAAGTGGAAGGATTGCTGCAAAATTGTTTGGGACTTTGGTTTGAGACCAACCCGGTCGATTATGCCGTTGCCCGGGGAGACCGTGCCGCAGTACGCGTCAGTGTGGTAAAGCGCGCGGATTATCCGCTCAAACTTACCCGGTTGCAGTTTTGGGGCACCGAAAAAGATTCTACGCTGACCCTTGACCTCAAAAACAACGAATTATCCACTTTCTCTTTTACCCCTGTCATTCCTAAAAGCACCCAAATAAGTCAGCCGTATTGGTTAGAAAAACCCATTAAGAACGGTGCGTTTCAAATAGATGACCAATCTAAACTCAGCACGCCCGAAAACATTCCCACGCTGCAAACATCGTTTACGTTTTTGATCGACGGTCAATCCTTTACATTTACCAAACCCTGGGTCTACAAATCCACTGACCCGGTCGACGGTGAAGTGTACCGCCCGTACGAAATTCGTCCGGAAGTGACCGCCAATGTGAGCGAAAAAGTGTACGTTTTTGCCGATAACCAACCCAAAATGGTGGATATTGTGGTCAAAGCGCACCGCGCCAACGTCAAAGGAACGCTCACGTTTGACGTGCCCGCCGGATGGCGCGTGGAACCCGCACAACTCCCGTTTGAGCTGCTCGAAAAATACCAGGAACAAACCCTGAGTGTGAAAGTATTTCCTTCGGCCCAACAGAGTGATGTAAAATTAAAGGTAATCACCAAGACCGAAAACGGCGAAAGTGCCTACAGTTTGCGATCGGTGGAGTATAAGCACATTCCAACGCAAACTGTTTTTCCAACGGCTACAACGGCATTGGTCAAATTGGACATCAAAAACAAAGCAAAAAACATTGGGTACATTGCCGGGGCGGGCGACGAAGTGCCGGCGGCATTGCGCCAAATGGGCTGTAACGTGACCCTGCTCGACGAAGCGGCGTTGAGCAAGAACCTCGCCGTATATGACGCCATTGTGGTGGGTGTGCGGGCTTATAACACCGAAGACCGCATCAGGTATTTTCAGGATAAATTAATGGAATACGTCAAAAACGGCGGCACCATGGTGGTTCAATACGTAACAGCGGGCGGATTCGGCAATACCCTCAAAGTGAAGGAAATGGGTCCGTATCCGTTTAAAGTGGGTCGCGACCGCGTGACGGAAGAAGATGCCGAAATGCGGATCTTACAGCCCAACCACCCTATTTTGAATACGCCCAACAAAATTACATCGAAGGATTTTGAAGGCTGGATTCAGGAACGCGGCATCTATTTTGCGGTGGAGTGGGATAAAAATTACACGCCCATTTTTTCTGCCAACGATACCGACGAAGCCGCCAAAGAAGGCAGCCTTATCTACGCCCCTTACGGCAAAGGACATTTTGTTTATACCGGTCTGGTGTTTTTCCGCGAGCTTCCCGGCGGCGTACCGGGCGCATATCGTTTGTTTGCCAATTTGATCTCACTGGGCAAAAAATAA
- a CDS encoding HAMP domain-containing sensor histidine kinase, with amino-acid sequence MTIRTRLTVLFTAVVSILLLLFCIVIYFLVERHRHNQFYERLRAEATTSAELLFGKETLSPELFKLLDKNHLTVLNEEELIIYDYRDSLVYESGTDYLRVDKTILNRVRLENEIRWNEGPREVVGVLFADQYNRFVVFASAIDKYGYGDVSNLLWVLGIGWMFSSFIVFLVGWFYAYRALLPLKKLIGRVDAITASRLDLRVDVGDTRDEIGQLAERFNRMLDRLEEAFQLQRAFVSNASHELRTPLTAITGQIEVALMDDNPQEWQDTLRSVLDDARQLNRLSNGLLSLAKVSMEESAVKLSEVYLDEIFWQVRSELLKAYPRYIIKVDLANFSNESTHFSVLGNEPLLLIALTNLLENGAKFSPDNTVEVRFQQVSNVVEIHFYNRGPAIPEEELPLIFKPFRRGSNARTVAGHGIGLSLTERIIKLHQGLLSVESIPDQGTTFVISLPKKS; translated from the coding sequence ATGACGATTCGTACCCGTTTGACCGTGCTTTTTACGGCGGTGGTTTCCATTTTGCTGCTGCTTTTCTGTATTGTTATCTATTTTCTGGTGGAACGTCACCGACATAATCAGTTCTATGAACGATTGAGGGCCGAGGCAACTACTTCGGCGGAATTGCTTTTTGGCAAGGAGACTTTAAGCCCTGAGTTATTTAAACTCTTGGATAAAAATCATCTGACGGTGCTCAATGAGGAGGAACTCATCATTTATGACTATCGGGACTCGTTGGTGTACGAAAGCGGTACGGATTATTTGCGGGTGGATAAAACTATTTTGAACCGTGTACGGCTGGAAAATGAAATTCGATGGAATGAAGGCCCTCGGGAAGTAGTAGGGGTATTGTTTGCCGATCAATACAATCGCTTTGTTGTTTTTGCCTCGGCCATTGATAAATATGGCTACGGCGATGTCAGCAATTTGCTTTGGGTCCTCGGAATAGGGTGGATGTTCAGCAGTTTTATTGTATTTTTAGTGGGTTGGTTTTATGCCTACCGGGCGTTATTGCCGCTTAAAAAACTGATCGGCCGGGTAGATGCCATTACAGCATCCCGTCTTGACCTACGGGTAGATGTAGGGGATACCCGCGACGAGATCGGTCAATTGGCCGAACGTTTCAATCGAATGCTCGACCGCTTGGAGGAAGCGTTTCAGTTGCAGAGGGCGTTTGTTTCCAATGCTTCTCACGAACTGAGAACACCGCTGACGGCCATTACCGGTCAAATTGAAGTAGCCCTGATGGATGACAATCCGCAGGAATGGCAGGATACACTTCGCTCTGTACTCGACGACGCCCGTCAGCTTAATCGTCTTTCAAACGGGTTATTATCGTTGGCAAAGGTCAGCATGGAGGAGTCGGCCGTCAAGCTGTCGGAAGTGTATTTGGATGAAATCTTTTGGCAGGTGCGCAGTGAGTTGCTGAAAGCTTATCCGAGGTACATCATCAAAGTGGATCTGGCCAATTTTTCCAACGAATCAACGCATTTCAGTGTCTTAGGAAACGAGCCTTTACTCCTGATCGCCTTGACCAATTTATTGGAAAACGGCGCTAAATTTTCGCCTGACAATACCGTCGAAGTTCGTTTTCAACAGGTCTCAAATGTCGTTGAAATTCATTTTTATAACCGTGGTCCGGCCATTCCGGAAGAAGAACTGCCCTTAATATTTAAGCCGTTTCGTCGTGGGTCCAATGCCCGCACCGTTGCCGGACATGGTATCGGTCTCTCCCTGACTGAACGCATCATTAAATTACACCAGGGCCTTCTGTCGGTTGAGTCCATTCCTGACCAGGGAACCACTTTTGTAATCAGTCTTCCTAAAAAATCCTAA
- a CDS encoding response regulator transcription factor, whose translation MDFIPHLLLVEDEIKVAAFIKKGLERQGFTVDIAEEGLKGKQLFEERTYDLIILDVNLPNMDGVTLAAHVRTQNTQIPVLMLTALDTTADKLAGFDAGVDDYLVKPFDFMELVARLKALLKRAVKSAEPTNILRVADLELDLDQKLARRNGQTIELTAKEFALLEYLMRNRGRVVSKVDIAEKVWDIDFDTGTNFIEVYINYLRKKIEKDTSNKLIHTVVGMGYTLKEK comes from the coding sequence ATGGATTTTATTCCTCATTTATTATTGGTCGAAGACGAAATAAAAGTTGCGGCATTTATTAAAAAAGGGCTTGAAAGACAGGGGTTTACGGTAGATATTGCCGAGGAGGGGCTGAAAGGGAAGCAACTTTTTGAAGAAAGAACGTATGATCTCATTATTTTGGATGTAAACCTGCCCAACATGGATGGGGTGACGTTGGCGGCGCATGTTCGCACTCAAAATACCCAAATACCGGTCTTAATGCTTACGGCATTGGATACCACCGCCGACAAACTGGCAGGCTTTGATGCGGGAGTGGATGATTATTTGGTTAAACCCTTTGATTTTATGGAGTTGGTAGCCCGCCTGAAAGCCTTGCTAAAACGTGCGGTAAAATCTGCTGAGCCAACAAACATACTCCGGGTCGCAGACCTTGAATTGGACCTGGACCAAAAATTGGCCCGACGCAATGGCCAAACCATCGAATTGACCGCCAAGGAATTTGCGCTGTTGGAATACCTTATGCGCAATCGCGGGCGGGTGGTGTCAAAAGTAGACATAGCCGAAAAAGTGTGGGACATTGACTTTGATACGGGAACCAATTTCATTGAGGTATATATCAATTATTTACGTAAAAAAATAGAAAAAGATACATCCAATAAACTCATTCATACCGTAGTGGGGATGGGGTATACGCTTAAAGAAAAATGA
- a CDS encoding glycoside hydrolase 5 family protein produces the protein MLTCLPALYTMVLTENASFASIDEQTLESITVFQGKWPVEKAQAWYAEQPFLVGCNYIPSNAVNELEMWQADTWSPEVIDKELGWAESLGMNIVRVFLHNIVFEDDTQGYFDRIDRFLHIADSHGIKVMFVFFDSCWNDDPVGGPQPQPKLGTHNSGWLRCPGTKMLNDPDSWHRLEAYLKDTIEHLAHDSRVLLWDLYNEPSNGGYTDAIMPLLRKAFEWAREVNPPQPISSGWWIDHSPSNEFMFANSDIITFHNYRDPQNLENQINELQERFQRPVICTEYMARKHESTFEGCLPIFKKYNVGAINWGLVQGKTNTIYAWDEIIQGGEEPSLWFHDIFRPDGSVYNQAEVESIRAATGKDINQ, from the coding sequence ATGCTAACCTGCCTGCCGGCACTTTATACGATGGTATTAACCGAAAATGCATCTTTTGCCTCAATAGATGAGCAAACGCTCGAATCTATAACCGTTTTTCAGGGAAAATGGCCTGTTGAAAAAGCGCAGGCATGGTATGCGGAGCAACCGTTCTTAGTGGGTTGTAATTACATTCCGAGCAATGCGGTCAACGAATTGGAAATGTGGCAGGCCGATACATGGTCGCCGGAAGTAATTGATAAGGAATTAGGCTGGGCCGAAAGCCTGGGGATGAATATTGTTCGCGTTTTTTTGCATAACATTGTTTTTGAGGATGATACCCAAGGGTATTTCGATCGAATCGACCGGTTTTTACACATTGCCGACAGCCACGGCATCAAAGTCATGTTTGTGTTCTTTGACAGCTGCTGGAACGATGATCCGGTCGGGGGGCCGCAACCCCAACCAAAACTCGGTACTCACAACTCGGGTTGGCTGCGCTGCCCCGGCACAAAAATGCTGAATGACCCCGATTCCTGGCATCGATTGGAAGCGTATCTCAAAGACACCATTGAACACCTGGCCCACGATAGCCGTGTATTGTTATGGGATCTTTATAATGAACCCAGTAACGGCGGCTATACCGATGCCATCATGCCGCTTCTTCGTAAAGCCTTTGAATGGGCTCGCGAGGTAAATCCCCCGCAACCTATCTCGTCAGGCTGGTGGATCGACCATTCCCCGTCCAACGAATTTATGTTTGCCAATTCCGACATTATCACTTTTCATAATTACCGCGACCCGCAAAACCTAGAAAACCAGATCAACGAATTGCAGGAACGATTTCAACGGCCTGTGATTTGTACTGAATACATGGCCCGTAAGCACGAAAGTACGTTTGAGGGTTGTTTGCCGATCTTCAAAAAGTATAATGTAGGAGCCATTAATTGGGGGCTGGTGCAGGGAAAAACCAATACCATTTATGCGTGGGATGAGATCATTCAGGGGGGGGAAGAGCCTTCATTGTGGTTTCATGATATATTTCGTCCCGATGGTTCGGTCTATAATCAGGCGGAGGTAGAATCTATTCGTGCGGCAACGGGTAAAGATATAAATCAGTAA
- a CDS encoding TerB family tellurite resistance protein: MKTIVPNLYIGLGSAVYALIKVDGQLHELESIKARNVLIGEPHGELAMQSFQLREHYQTPVEEAYSFAMRCFSSHSKELDAPTREYFIKIMEDIAKADERISGKETEFIRRFRRDIRKV, translated from the coding sequence ATGAAAACTATCGTTCCTAATTTATACATCGGATTAGGCAGTGCTGTCTATGCGCTCATCAAAGTCGATGGGCAATTGCATGAACTTGAATCTATAAAAGCCCGCAATGTGCTGATAGGGGAACCGCACGGTGAGCTGGCCATGCAATCTTTTCAATTGCGGGAGCACTACCAAACCCCTGTAGAAGAAGCTTACAGTTTCGCCATGCGTTGCTTCTCGTCACACTCTAAAGAATTGGATGCCCCTACCCGCGAATATTTTATTAAAATAATGGAAGATATCGCGAAAGCAGACGAGCGAATATCAGGCAAAGAAACGGAGTTCATTCGCCGTTTCAGACGTGATATACGGAAAGTTTGA
- a CDS encoding prohibitin family protein: MKRIINPLALFVIILFFSSCTVVRQGEVGVKRTLGKIRPEPLKEGIKAFNPFVTRIIKLPTRTMNIEVRLPLPSKEGLTVQSDVSILYRVVGSQAPQIVENLGKNYDQVVILPVFRSAVADVSARYFAKDMHTGQRTAIENSIREQMMTQLKDRGFIVESVLLKSIVLPSGLTKAIEEKLEAEQDSQRMQFVLDKERQEAQRRIIEATGVRDAQKIINEGLTPMLIQFKSIEAFNKLAASPNSKVIITGGGAPLLISPDKVE; encoded by the coding sequence ATGAAACGTATCATAAACCCTCTTGCCCTTTTCGTGATAATCCTTTTTTTTAGCAGTTGTACCGTTGTTCGTCAGGGCGAAGTAGGCGTAAAACGAACCCTTGGGAAAATCCGGCCCGAACCGCTAAAGGAAGGTATAAAGGCATTTAATCCTTTTGTGACCCGGATTATAAAGCTGCCTACCCGAACCATGAATATTGAGGTACGGTTGCCTTTGCCCTCCAAGGAGGGTCTGACAGTACAATCTGATGTCTCTATATTGTACCGGGTAGTTGGTTCGCAGGCCCCGCAAATAGTGGAGAACCTAGGTAAGAACTACGACCAAGTCGTGATACTTCCTGTATTTCGCTCGGCAGTTGCAGATGTCTCTGCACGCTATTTTGCCAAAGATATGCACACCGGTCAGCGGACAGCTATCGAAAATTCAATTCGGGAGCAAATGATGACACAACTCAAAGACCGAGGATTTATTGTTGAGTCTGTGTTACTGAAAAGTATAGTTTTGCCGTCAGGCTTAACCAAAGCTATTGAAGAGAAGCTGGAAGCAGAGCAGGATTCACAACGCATGCAGTTTGTGTTAGATAAGGAGCGTCAGGAAGCTCAGCGTCGTATCATTGAAGCTACCGGTGTTCGTGACGCCCAGAAAATAATAAATGAAGGATTGACACCGATGCTTATTCAATTTAAGTCGATTGAAGCATTCAACAAATTGGCGGCCTCACCAAACAGTAAAGTAATTATCACCGGTGGCGGTGCACCCCTATTAATTTCCCCTGATAAGGTAGAGTAG
- a CDS encoding TetR/AcrR family transcriptional regulator, whose translation MRTKDETKVQLILTTALKMVARVGLAGLKMSDLAKEAGVATGTVYIYFEDKNQLIRELYLYLMHVSTNDLTRHITDSDPLKIKIKKIAHNYLDDNINNPEYGAFLEQYFRSPYFHEDDATKAEEEIALQPIYQLVVEGQRQSLIKEADPELLVTLVCGMLNEMAKVAIYTQKPITPADWELTFSVLWDGIRS comes from the coding sequence ATGAGAACAAAAGACGAAACTAAAGTGCAGCTCATCCTTACCACTGCCCTCAAAATGGTGGCACGGGTAGGGCTGGCCGGACTCAAAATGTCGGACCTGGCTAAGGAAGCCGGCGTGGCTACAGGAACCGTTTATATTTACTTTGAAGACAAAAATCAACTCATCCGTGAATTGTATCTGTACCTGATGCATGTCAGCACCAATGACCTGACCCGGCACATTACCGACAGCGATCCGCTCAAGATAAAAATCAAAAAAATAGCCCATAACTATCTGGATGACAACATTAACAATCCCGAATACGGTGCGTTTTTAGAGCAATATTTCCGTTCACCCTATTTTCACGAAGACGACGCTACCAAGGCAGAAGAAGAAATAGCCCTGCAACCCATTTATCAATTGGTGGTGGAAGGCCAACGTCAAAGCCTTATCAAAGAAGCCGACCCGGAATTGCTCGTGACGCTCGTGTGCGGCATGCTGAATGAAATGGCCAAAGTGGCTATCTATACCCAAAAACCCATTACCCCTGCGGACTGGGAACTGACCTTCAGTGTACTTTGGGATGGAATACGAAGCTAA
- a CDS encoding START domain-containing protein, whose translation MPVTWNINRFLAFILLILPFSSASQEQNHNAWKLEKDKNGIRVYSRHLTDSKLKEVKVTCELNAGLSQLAAFVSDIDHYKEAVYRVAEAHLVKRVSDREFYYYSETEMVWPVSNRDLVIHMEFEMDRATRTLRIHGTNAPEMAPPKKGIVRIPHWRSLWTVQELDGKRLQVDYTFAVDPGGELPIWLVNALIAVGPYQSFANMQKVISRPYYQNRTFSFL comes from the coding sequence ATGCCTGTAACTTGGAACATAAACCGTTTTTTAGCCTTTATTCTTCTGATATTGCCCTTTTCGTCTGCAAGCCAGGAGCAAAATCATAATGCATGGAAATTGGAAAAAGATAAGAACGGAATCCGTGTGTACTCCCGCCACCTGACCGACAGTAAGCTGAAAGAAGTCAAAGTTACCTGTGAACTTAACGCCGGCCTCTCGCAGTTGGCCGCTTTTGTATCTGATATTGATCACTACAAAGAGGCCGTCTACCGGGTGGCAGAGGCCCACTTGGTAAAGCGTGTCAGCGACCGTGAGTTCTATTACTACAGCGAAACCGAAATGGTTTGGCCCGTGTCGAACCGTGATTTGGTCATCCACATGGAGTTTGAGATGGACCGCGCGACCCGCACCCTCCGTATTCACGGTACGAATGCGCCCGAAATGGCCCCGCCCAAAAAGGGCATTGTTCGCATTCCGCATTGGCGCTCACTTTGGACAGTTCAGGAACTTGACGGAAAACGATTGCAGGTAGACTATACATTTGCCGTTGATCCGGGCGGAGAACTGCCCATTTGGCTCGTCAACGCTTTGATTGCCGTAGGCCCCTACCAATCTTTTGCAAACATGCAAAAAGTCATCTCACGCCCTTATTATCAAAATCGCACGTTCAGTTTTCTGTAA
- a CDS encoding S41 family peptidase: MRFYVPASCICLCLLTACSTAFDPKQTYSVQQIRDDFTLMRRALLESHPGIYRYTSPDSIQWAFEKAEKQLTHPMTEREFRRTVNPVFSYIRCGHTDVYPSKQYTKYVKKNKPKEFPLSVFWANHQLRITQNRTKDSTLLIGSEITRIDGRPVRQIMQEMWDLIPSDGYNQTFKISVANTNFGSFYRYLYGNDSTFNVTVRDSLGKSRTVKLSFSAPPKVSKKNAPKPVSAPKPNTVPTTTPLPRVKPPKVDKRRSLSISSKDSTVAILDINTFSDRGHRKFYRRSFKKIKEKNIEHLVIDLRANGGGRSDASINLMSYLLDSNYVVYDTIDAVRGRPSFNAYYGGKLLRFAARNFWSRKISSDRIRNRSAAKVLRPNKKFGFKGKVYLLTNGGSFSAAAIFASIIQQYNPRAVSIGRETGGGQYGCNAFISPYVTLPNTKAKVRIPMFKIVLHLPGHDKGRGVMPDIPVEYTYRDVVKTKDLDMDKVYELTQSINPK, from the coding sequence ATGAGATTTTACGTTCCCGCAAGTTGTATCTGTCTTTGCCTTTTGACCGCCTGCAGTACTGCGTTTGACCCAAAGCAAACGTATTCCGTGCAACAAATCCGGGATGATTTTACATTGATGCGACGGGCATTGCTGGAGTCACATCCCGGGATTTATCGTTATACTTCTCCCGACAGTATTCAGTGGGCGTTTGAAAAAGCTGAAAAACAACTCACCCACCCCATGACCGAGCGTGAATTTCGCCGAACGGTCAATCCTGTCTTTTCTTATATTCGCTGCGGGCATACGGATGTGTATCCTTCCAAACAATACACCAAGTATGTGAAAAAAAATAAACCCAAAGAGTTTCCGCTTTCGGTTTTTTGGGCCAATCATCAGTTACGCATTACCCAAAATCGAACCAAAGATTCTACCCTTCTGATCGGCTCTGAGATCACCCGGATCGACGGGCGGCCTGTCAGACAGATAATGCAGGAAATGTGGGACCTGATTCCGTCAGATGGGTATAATCAAACCTTCAAAATTTCGGTGGCCAATACCAATTTCGGTTCTTTTTATCGCTATTTATACGGAAACGACAGCACGTTCAACGTGACGGTCAGGGATAGTTTGGGAAAATCGCGCACTGTGAAGCTTTCGTTCAGCGCTCCCCCTAAAGTCTCCAAAAAGAATGCCCCCAAACCCGTAAGCGCTCCCAAACCTAATACCGTTCCGACCACCACTCCCCTGCCTCGGGTCAAACCTCCCAAAGTAGACAAACGACGCAGCCTGAGCATTTCGTCCAAAGACAGCACCGTTGCTATTCTGGACATCAATACCTTCAGCGACCGCGGGCATCGGAAGTTTTACCGAAGATCATTTAAAAAAATCAAAGAGAAAAACATTGAGCATCTGGTCATTGATCTGCGGGCCAACGGCGGCGGTCGCTCGGATGCCAGCATTAACCTGATGTCGTACCTGCTTGATTCAAATTATGTAGTGTATGATACCATCGACGCTGTGCGCGGACGCCCTTCTTTCAACGCTTACTATGGCGGCAAATTACTGCGGTTTGCGGCCCGTAACTTTTGGTCAAGAAAAATTTCTTCTGACCGGATTCGTAATCGTTCGGCTGCCAAAGTGCTGCGCCCTAACAAAAAATTCGGTTTCAAGGGAAAAGTCTATTTACTGACCAATGGAGGATCTTTTTCAGCGGCAGCTATTTTCGCGTCCATTATTCAGCAGTACAACCCGAGGGCAGTGTCTATTGGCCGCGAAACCGGCGGCGGACAGTATGGCTGCAACGCCTTTATTTCACCCTATGTCACGTTGCCCAACACCAAAGCCAAGGTCCGAATCCCAATGTTTAAGATTGTACTGCACCTGCCGGGACATGACAAAGGGCGCGGCGTCATGCCCGATATTCCCGTAGAATATACGTACCGAGATGTGGTCAAGACGAAAGACTTAGACATGGATAAAGTTTATGAATTGACGCAAAGCATCAACCCAAAATAA